Genomic window (Cloacibacillus sp. An23):
GCTGGAAAGTGCTGATAATCCGCGACCTTCTTAGCGGCACGAAACGCTTCGGCGAGCTGCGCAGATCGGTCGGGAAGGTCTCGCAGAAGGTGCTGACGGCGAACCTGCGCTCGATGGAGGAAAGCGGCCTGCTCACGCGCAAGGTCTACCCGGAAGTCCCGCCGCGCGTCGAATATACGCTCACGGAAGCCGGCATGAGCCTGAAGCCCGTGATCGACGCTATGTGGTCGTGGGGCGAGGATTACAAGAAGAAACTCGCTAATGGAGAGACGGCGTGAATTTCGGGCGGACGGCAAGCGCGAGAGACGGGCGGCGCGGCGTGCGGCGCTCATAAAAAAGCGGCGGGGTCTCGCCCCGCCGTCTTCGTTTTATTTCCCTATCGCGTATATCAGGTCGGCTTC
Coding sequences:
- a CDS encoding helix-turn-helix domain-containing protein, producing MNKELPACPVETTLTLISDRWKVLIIRDLLSGTKRFGELRRSVGKVSQKVLTANLRSMEESGLLTRKVYPEVPPRVEYTLTEAGMSLKPVIDAMWSWGEDYKKKLANGETA